Proteins from a genomic interval of Papaver somniferum cultivar HN1 chromosome 4, ASM357369v1, whole genome shotgun sequence:
- the LOC113273696 gene encoding serine/threonine-protein kinase fray2-like, giving the protein MEKQQKYPLGAEQYNLFEEIGSGATATIYRAVCIPTQETVAIKVLDLEKENSELCKIAHEAQTMTLMDQPNLLKAHCSFVTDHYLWVVMPFMAAGSCQHIMKSAFPDGFEEAVIATILREVLKGLVNIHQHGDIHLDVKAGNILVNSRGAIKLCDFGASASLFDEGKRLHGRNTFTGTFCWMAPEVMEENEYDFKDDIWSFGITALELAHGHSPYSKFPSMKILLKIIHDAPPGIDCEKDKKFSKSFRKLIESCLKKKAPERPSAQQLLKHPFFKRARSSEYLTRTLLKELPSLEDSAKESKMKQDMVIQKKLAEVERGEIGRHKKGVQRLEFRR; this is encoded by the coding sequence ATGGAAAAGCAGCAGAAGTACCCTTTAGGAGCCGAGCAATATAATCTGTTCGAAGAAATAGGTAGCGGAGCTACTGCAACAATTTATCGTGCAGTTTGTATTCCGACACAAGAAACTGTTGCAATCAAAGTGTTGGATCTCGAAAAGGAGAACAGTGAATTGTGTAAAATCGCTCATGAAGCACAGACCATGACTCTGATGGATCAGCCAAATCTCTTGAAGGCGCACTGTTCCTTCGTTACAGATCACTATCTCTGGGTGGTGATGCCATTCATGGCTGCTGGTTCATGTCAGCATATCATGAAGTCAGCTTTTCCAGATGGATTCGAAGAGGCTGTGATTGCTACGATTTTACGCGAAGTTTTGAAAGGATTGGTGAACATACACCAGCATGGGGATATACATCTAGATGTCAAGGCAGGAAATATTTTAGTGAATTCACGTGGTGCGATAAAGCTTTGTGATTTTGGTGCTTCTGCAAGCCTTTTTGATGAGGGAAAGAGGCTACATGGAAGAAATACTTTTACGGGAACATTCTGCTGGATGGCACCTGAGGTTATGGAGGAAAACGAATACGACTTTAAGGATGACATCTGGTCTTTTGGTATAACAGCATTGGAACTTGCTCATGGGCATTCCCCGTACTCTAAATTTCCTTCGATGAAGATTCTTCTGAAGATTATACACGATGCACCGCCTGGTATCGATTGCGAGAAGGACAAGAAGTTCTCAAAGTCTTTTAGGAAACTCATCGAGTCGTGCTTGAAGAAAAAAGCTCCCGAGCGTCCTTCTGCACAACAATTATTAAAGCATCCCTTCTTCAAGAGAGCTCGTTCCAGTGAGTATCTTACACGTACACTGCTGAAGGAACTACCTAGTCTGGAGGATTCCGCTAAGGAATCAAAGATGAAACAAGACATGGTTATACAGAAGAAATTGGCAGAAGTGGAAAGGGGAGAAATAGGACGACACAAAAAAGGGGTTCAGCGGTTGGAATTTCGACGTTGA
- the LOC113275070 gene encoding rab3 GTPase-activating protein non-catalytic subunit-like: protein MARRSHLTDLGCIACEDLTELGAGKEGWLVNDPTLLSALDTHCLALSNQSLILILDWNNQDSNDPSSINKLKIRPSLIPSLQGEITAIQWLVFDDIKVLAIGTSNGYLLIYSLRGDLVHEQMIYPGRILRLRVRSTKSLLSEDASSEELCVVMSDVIARFDGSDLWKMLQKWSQDTHSQMWEQKTQNGEDLANSYGRITHQLWNVSKYGSCADASITGLMPPPLMEVQSSERFYCAVTIGEDTVISAYRLSEDRSRSLVGAILSKVVPVAFSTISSFSSMIWSSKKASPKKSEVKPQSFARASVLTCLKDHPRKGEKLTLSPSGSLAAITDSLGRILLLDTQALVVVRIWKGYRDACCLFMEMQFGKDKASSSSAYHEYSKSDYCLCLAIHAPRKGIIEVWQMRIGPRLFSIQCAKGSKILQPTPRFISSSSYSSLYYPLEVFLLNGDSGRLSVLNRSFN, encoded by the exons ATGGCGAGAAGATCCCACTTAACAGATTTAGGTTGTATAGCTTGTGAAGATTTAACAGAATTAGGAGCAGGAAAAGAAGGTTGGTTAGTTAATGATCCAACCCTTCTCTCAGCTCTTGATACTCATTGTCTAGCCCTTTCTAATCAATCTCTAATTCTAATCCTTGATTGGAATAATCAAGATTCTAATGATCCTTCTTCAATAAACAAACTTAAGATCCGTCCTTCATTAATCCCATCTCTACAAGGTGAAATCACAGCTATTCAATGGCTTGTATTTGATGATATAAAAGTTCTTGCTATTGGTACTTCTAATGGGTATCTTTTGATTTACTCATTAAGGGGTGATCTGGTTCATGAACAG ATGATATATCCTGGACGGATACTGCGGTTGCGAGTACGATCAACTAAGAGTCTTCTATCAGAGGATGCTTCCTCAGAAGAGCTTTGTGTTGTTATGTCTGATGTCATTGCACGTTTTGATGGATCAGACCTTTGG AAAATGCTTCAAAAGTGGTCTCAAGACACACATTCACAAATGTGGGAGCAAAAGACACAAAATGGAGAGGACCTTGCGAACTCTTACGGAAGAATAACCCACCAGCTATGGAATGTTAGCAAATATGGATCGTGCGCTGATGCATCTATAACTGGACTAATGCCGCCTCCATTGATGGAAGTTCAG TCAAGTGAGCGGTTTTATTGTGCTGTAACTATTGGAGAAGATACTGTCATTTCAGCATATAG GCTTTCAGAAGACAGAAGCAGGTCTTTAGTTGGAGCTATTTTGTCAAAGGTTGTTCCTGTTGCATTTTCAACAATATCTTCCTTCTCTAGTATGATATGGAGTAGTAAGAAAGCTTCACCAAAGAAGTCAGAAGTGAAGCCCCAGTCATTCGCTAGAG CATCTGTTCTGACTTGTTTGAAAGATCACCCaagaaaaggagaaaagctaACTCTATCACCTAGTGGTTCATTAGCTGCCATAACTGATTCTCTTGGTCGTATATTGTTACTAGATACGCAGGCACTTGTTGTTGTTCGAATTTGGAAG GGATACCGCGATGCTTGTTGTCTTTTCATGGAGATGCAATTTGGAAAAGATAAAGCATCATCTAGTTCGGCTTATCATGAATACTCAAAGAGTGATTATTGTTTGTGTCTTGCTATTCACGCACCTCGGAAAGGAATAATTGAG GTGTGGCAGATGCGAATTGGACCCCGTCTTTTTTCCATTCAATGCGCGAAAGGTAGCAAAATTTTGCAACCCACTCCTAGGTTCATATCATCATCGTCTTATTCATCATTGTATTATCCTTTGGAAGTGTTCCTATTAAATGGGGATTCTGGACGATTGTCAGTTCTGAACCGATCTTTCAATTGA